A single window of Flavobacteriales bacterium DNA harbors:
- a CDS encoding SRPBCC family protein gives MQLLNRLITGTLILGIIFLSASIVSPSESVIEESVVIHAPAPVVFEQVNVLRSWENWSEWKNLDTAVFDRGYSGQARGVGCTHEWASSDPRVGHGRTEITESEPYEWLKMDIRMGPVSGESTWHFQSDVDSVFVSWKTRVPLNFTQRIWPGWFLTDASEPYFIASLKNLKAYTESLR, from the coding sequence ATGCAACTGCTCAATAGGCTGATCACCGGTACATTGATATTGGGGATCATTTTCTTGTCAGCTTCCATCGTATCTCCCTCGGAATCGGTCATCGAAGAATCTGTGGTGATACACGCGCCCGCACCTGTGGTGTTCGAGCAGGTGAATGTACTTCGCAGTTGGGAGAATTGGTCGGAATGGAAAAACCTGGACACGGCGGTCTTTGATCGCGGGTACAGCGGACAGGCACGCGGCGTGGGATGCACCCATGAATGGGCCAGCTCAGACCCGCGCGTTGGGCACGGCAGAACAGAGATCACCGAAAGTGAACCTTACGAATGGTTGAAGATGGATATCCGCATGGGACCTGTCAGCGGTGAATCCACCTGGCATTTTCAGAGCGACGTAGACAGCGTATTTGTATCATGGAAGACCAGGGTTCCACTGAACTTCACCCAGCGCATCTGGCCGGGATGGTTCCTGACGGATGCTTCTGAACCGTACTTCATCGCAAGCCTGAAAAACCTGAAGGCTTACACTGAATCGCTGCGTTAA
- a CDS encoding ABC transporter ATP-binding protein → MEIITTQHLTKTYDEGPVPVHAVNDVSLSISEGEFTAIVGPSGSGKTTLLNLLGGLDKATSGSVIIGGTQLENLSENELIRFRLNNIGFVFQAYNLIPVLTARENAEFTMLLQNRPKKERQERVDVLLKEVGLEDQGYKVPGALSGGQQQRVAVARALAPKPRFVLADEPTANLDSHSAENLLNIMARLNKEEKTTFIFSTHDQRVIDQARRVITLVDGKVVSDEVR, encoded by the coding sequence ATGGAAATCATCACCACCCAACACCTCACCAAAACATACGACGAAGGTCCCGTGCCTGTACACGCGGTCAACGACGTATCGCTCAGCATCAGCGAAGGCGAATTCACGGCCATCGTGGGCCCGTCCGGCAGCGGCAAAACAACGTTGCTCAACCTGCTGGGAGGGTTGGACAAAGCCACATCCGGGTCCGTGATCATCGGCGGAACGCAACTTGAGAATCTCTCGGAAAACGAACTGATCCGGTTCCGGCTGAACAACATCGGCTTCGTGTTCCAGGCTTACAACCTGATACCCGTACTCACCGCCAGGGAGAATGCAGAGTTCACCATGCTGTTGCAAAACCGGCCGAAGAAAGAACGCCAGGAACGGGTGGACGTGCTCCTGAAGGAAGTCGGACTCGAAGACCAGGGTTACAAAGTACCCGGTGCCCTGTCAGGCGGACAGCAACAACGCGTGGCAGTAGCCAGGGCATTGGCCCCGAAACCTCGCTTCGTGCTGGCGGATGAACCCACCGCCAACCTCGACAGCCATTCGGCGGAAAACCTGCTGAACATCATGGCGCGACTGAACAAGGAAGAAAAAACCACCTTTATTTTCTCCACACACGACCAACGCGTGATCGACCAGGCCAGACGGGTGATCACCCTGGTGGATGGGAAAGTGGTGTCAGATGAAGTGAGATAG
- a CDS encoding ABC transporter permease, with translation MRMIIRISWLNVWRQRVRSLVVITAISLGLWAGLFISAFVRGMMEQKIQNVIDLELADVQAHKPGFRDEYLSDMTLPDAAQISAKLRDDKRVRAVTERVLVNAMVASSNHSGGARVMGVDREDEMKVSIAGAHMKAGSFLEGEHRNPIVISARTAEKYKVDLRSKLVLTFQDVNREMTHVAFRVCGIYDSGNPMFDEAHIYVNKSDLQNHLSIGNNIHEIAAIMYDHNQAESLAASYAAEFPGSEIMAWLDLSPGMRFMITAMDTYMYMIVGIILLALLFSIVNTMLMAVLERARELGMLMAVGMTRTRVFLMIMLETIFLGMAGGPAGLLLAWSTISWFGRHGLNLGSGAAYGDFGFSNIIYPALDTHSYMEVTFMVLTMSVLAAIYPAWKALQLNPIEAIRQT, from the coding sequence ATGAGGATGATCATTCGCATATCGTGGCTGAATGTATGGCGGCAAAGGGTACGCAGCCTGGTGGTGATCACCGCCATTTCACTCGGCCTGTGGGCAGGACTGTTCATTTCCGCATTCGTGAGGGGCATGATGGAGCAGAAGATCCAGAACGTGATTGACCTGGAGCTTGCCGATGTACAGGCCCACAAACCCGGATTCCGCGACGAATACCTGTCGGACATGACGCTCCCGGATGCAGCTCAGATTTCTGCAAAACTTCGGGATGATAAAAGGGTGCGGGCCGTTACCGAGCGCGTACTGGTGAACGCCATGGTGGCCAGCAGCAACCACTCCGGCGGCGCAAGGGTCATGGGCGTTGACCGTGAAGACGAAATGAAGGTGTCTATCGCCGGCGCTCACATGAAAGCAGGTTCATTCCTTGAAGGTGAACACCGCAATCCCATTGTGATCAGCGCCCGAACCGCCGAGAAATACAAAGTAGACCTGCGATCCAAACTGGTACTCACCTTCCAGGATGTGAACCGCGAAATGACCCACGTGGCGTTCAGGGTGTGCGGCATCTACGACAGCGGCAATCCCATGTTTGACGAAGCACACATCTACGTGAACAAATCCGATCTGCAAAACCATTTGTCCATCGGAAACAACATCCACGAGATAGCCGCCATCATGTACGACCACAACCAGGCCGAATCCCTGGCCGCCTCCTATGCCGCCGAATTTCCCGGTAGCGAGATCATGGCCTGGCTGGATCTTTCACCCGGCATGCGGTTCATGATCACCGCCATGGACACCTACATGTACATGATCGTGGGCATCATCCTGCTGGCGTTGCTCTTCAGCATCGTGAACACCATGCTGATGGCGGTACTGGAACGGGCCCGGGAACTGGGCATGCTGATGGCCGTGGGAATGACCCGCACCCGTGTGTTCCTGATGATCATGCTGGAAACCATCTTCCTGGGCATGGCCGGAGGTCCCGCCGGGCTGCTGCTGGCGTGGAGCACCATCAGCTGGTTCGGCCGACATGGCCTCAACCTGGGTTCCGGTGCCGCGTATGGCGACTTCGGGTTCTCCAACATCATCTACCCTGCCCTTGATACCCACAGCTACATGGAAGTAACATTCATGGTGCTGACCATGTCTGTTCTCGCTGCGATATATCCCGCATGGAAAGCCTTACAATTGAATCCGATCGAAGCCATCCGCCAAACCTGA
- a CDS encoding ABC transporter permease — protein sequence MVRKLAWRNLWRNRRRSVITLVSVALAVILSSLMMSIKNGVYANMIESLMGSFTGYIQLHAKGYWEEKNLDESLELTDSLKASLNNRNELNGFLPRIETGVLAASGNQTKFSMLVGMDPEAEDRNAHLSERVSTGSYLTPDDKAVLVGAGLAEYLKLDAGDTIVLLSQGYHGSNAAGKYPVKGIIHFGSPELSKQLVILPLKEAQWLLDMPERMTSLILIPKKPGHADVIASHLNESAGPGYEVLSWQTMNPSLVRMMATDKVEGYVFMSVLYLIISFGLFGTMLMMLAERRHEFGVLVAMGMRRGMLARMVWIELCMLSLLGAVIGIAGAFPVCAWFHYHPISLGDQLKDMVEEYGMEAVMQASMNPLIFAGQAVVVLIVATIIACYPLVKLQWLNAIKSMRA from the coding sequence ATGGTCCGGAAGCTGGCATGGAGAAACCTCTGGCGGAATCGCAGAAGATCCGTCATCACCCTTGTTTCCGTTGCCCTTGCTGTAATCCTTTCTTCGCTCATGATGAGCATCAAGAACGGTGTTTATGCCAACATGATCGAATCGCTCATGGGTTCGTTCACCGGCTACATTCAACTGCATGCGAAAGGGTATTGGGAGGAAAAAAATCTGGATGAAAGCCTTGAACTCACCGATTCACTAAAGGCAAGCCTTAACAACCGCAACGAACTGAACGGTTTCCTTCCACGCATTGAAACCGGTGTGTTGGCAGCCTCCGGGAACCAAACCAAGTTTTCCATGCTGGTGGGAATGGATCCGGAAGCAGAAGACCGGAATGCACACCTGAGCGAACGCGTTTCAACCGGCTCATACCTTACGCCCGACGACAAGGCCGTGCTTGTTGGTGCCGGACTGGCCGAATACCTCAAACTGGATGCAGGCGACACCATCGTACTGCTCAGCCAGGGCTACCACGGTTCCAATGCAGCTGGCAAGTATCCGGTCAAAGGCATCATTCATTTCGGTTCCCCTGAACTCAGCAAACAACTGGTGATCCTGCCGCTGAAGGAAGCACAATGGCTGCTCGATATGCCGGAACGCATGACCTCCCTCATCCTTATCCCCAAAAAACCCGGCCATGCGGATGTGATCGCCAGCCATCTCAATGAATCAGCCGGACCGGGTTATGAAGTCCTTTCCTGGCAAACCATGAACCCTTCCCTGGTGCGCATGATGGCCACTGACAAAGTGGAAGGCTATGTGTTCATGTCGGTGCTGTACCTGATCATTTCATTCGGACTTTTCGGAACCATGCTCATGATGCTGGCCGAACGCCGCCATGAATTCGGGGTGCTGGTGGCCATGGGCATGCGCCGGGGTATGCTGGCGCGAATGGTATGGATTGAACTGTGCATGCTGTCGCTGCTGGGTGCCGTGATAGGCATCGCCGGCGCCTTTCCCGTGTGCGCCTGGTTTCACTACCACCCGATCTCCCTTGGCGATCAGCTCAAAGACATGGTGGAAGAATACGGTATGGAGGCGGTTATGCAGGCCAGCATGAACCCGCTGATTTTCGCAGGTCAGGCGGTTGTGGTATTGATCGTTGCCACCATCATCGCCTGTTATCCGCTGGTCAAGCTGCAATGGCTGAATGCCATCAAATCGATGCGGGCATGA
- a CDS encoding outer membrane lipoprotein-sorting protein, producing the protein MIRQHCKPIFLAIALIACTQSLIAQNDPKEIIRKAEDKLKGTTSQAEMTMTVVRPKWDRTISLKTWSKGQELAMILITGPARDKGTAFLKKGKEVWNWQPTIERIIKLPPSMMMQSWMGSDFTNDDLVKESSTIHDYNHALGKDTVIADRKCWTIVLTPKEDAPVVWGKVVMWVDQKDYMQMRAAFYDEDGFLVNTMQASDIGDLGGKVLPRTMEMTPVDKPGNKTIIHYQSLVFDQPIDDNFFTVGQLKSLR; encoded by the coding sequence ATGATACGGCAGCATTGCAAACCCATCTTTCTTGCGATCGCCCTGATCGCATGCACCCAATCACTGATCGCGCAAAACGACCCCAAGGAGATCATCCGCAAAGCGGAAGATAAACTCAAGGGAACCACCAGTCAGGCCGAAATGACCATGACCGTAGTGAGGCCCAAGTGGGACCGGACCATCTCCCTGAAGACATGGTCGAAAGGTCAGGAACTGGCCATGATCCTGATCACAGGACCGGCCAGGGACAAAGGCACCGCCTTCCTCAAAAAAGGCAAAGAGGTATGGAACTGGCAACCCACCATCGAACGCATCATCAAACTCCCCCCATCCATGATGATGCAATCCTGGATGGGCAGTGACTTCACCAACGATGACCTGGTGAAAGAATCGTCTACCATTCACGATTACAACCACGCCCTTGGCAAAGACACGGTCATTGCAGACAGGAAATGCTGGACCATCGTTCTTACACCCAAAGAAGATGCTCCGGTGGTTTGGGGCAAGGTGGTCATGTGGGTTGACCAGAAAGATTACATGCAGATGAGGGCGGCCTTTTATGATGAAGATGGATTTCTTGTAAACACCATGCAGGCTTCCGACATCGGTGACCTCGGTGGCAAAGTTTTACCCCGCACCATGGAAATGACACCCGTTGACAAACCGGGAAACAAAACAATCATTCACTACCAATCCCTGGTGTTCGATCAACCCATCGACGACAACTTCTTTACGGTGGGTCAGCTTAAAAGTCTTCGCTGA
- a CDS encoding SAM-dependent chlorinase/fluorinase: MKHIPTSSSTPVALLTDFGTGDWYVGVMKSCMLKKVPGLTFIDINHSIPPQDIRAAGFVFWNAFPYLPSGCIALLVVDPGVGSNRRILISRIGEVTVVYPDNGILNFVLAEQENAKHFVAPTSYPVPHGPTFHGRDVFAPTVCRILLEPDVSDWAEPTDLPTPINPFATGEQGQVIYVDHFGNLITNLRLKSAPARNLGIGNQIIPFASTFAEVPEGTPLAYIGSSGLVEIAIRNGHAANTFASLNNNQPPIGMECVILSS, translated from the coding sequence ATGAAACACATCCCCACATCCTCATCAACACCTGTTGCCTTGCTAACCGATTTTGGAACAGGCGACTGGTATGTGGGCGTGATGAAGTCGTGCATGCTAAAGAAAGTTCCGGGTCTTACCTTCATCGATATCAATCATTCCATCCCTCCTCAGGATATCCGGGCCGCCGGCTTCGTCTTCTGGAATGCGTTCCCTTACCTTCCCTCCGGATGTATTGCACTGCTGGTGGTGGATCCCGGGGTGGGAAGCAACCGCAGAATACTCATCTCCAGGATCGGCGAGGTTACCGTTGTTTACCCCGACAACGGCATCTTGAATTTTGTCCTGGCAGAACAGGAAAATGCAAAGCACTTTGTCGCACCCACCTCCTACCCTGTGCCCCATGGCCCCACATTTCACGGACGCGATGTGTTTGCGCCCACCGTATGCCGCATCCTCCTGGAGCCGGACGTATCCGATTGGGCCGAACCAACCGACCTCCCAACCCCCATCAATCCTTTTGCAACCGGTGAACAGGGTCAGGTGATTTATGTCGATCATTTCGGCAACCTCATCACCAACCTAAGGCTCAAATCTGCACCCGCAAGAAACCTGGGCATAGGCAACCAGATCATCCCCTTTGCTTCCACCTTTGCGGAGGTCCCGGAAGGCACCCCACTCGCTTATATCGGAAGCAGCGGACTGGTGGAAATAGCCATCAGAAACGGGCATGCGGCAAATACATTCGCATCCCTCAACAACAACCAACCACCAATAGGAATGGAATGTGTAATATTGTCATCATGA
- a CDS encoding ATP-dependent Clp protease adaptor ClpS, translating to MAQRTETLEDVGLLEETLTGPRLVVFNDDVNTFDWVIESLVEVCNHDPVQAEQCAILIHHKGQATVKEGEKRKLKPMCEALVDRGIDAVLEQS from the coding sequence ATGGCACAAAGAACCGAAACACTTGAAGATGTTGGGTTGTTGGAAGAAACCCTGACCGGCCCGAGGTTGGTTGTATTCAATGATGATGTGAATACATTCGATTGGGTCATCGAGTCGCTGGTTGAGGTTTGTAACCATGATCCTGTTCAGGCGGAACAATGCGCGATACTGATTCATCACAAAGGCCAGGCTACCGTCAAGGAAGGCGAGAAGCGAAAGCTGAAGCCCATGTGTGAGGCATTGGTTGACAGGGGCATTGATGCCGTGCTTGAACAATCCTGA
- a CDS encoding thioredoxin family protein, giving the protein MPAAETTQIPLGFEAPDFTLPDVRSGQNVGLKELRGDKATVVMFICNHCPYVKHVLPALVEFGRDYLGKGVQCIAISSNDVVHYPEDAPDKMRGLAQSMDFPFPYLFDETQEVARAYQAVCTPDFSIFDHELRCVYRGRMDGSRPGNDVVSDAADLRHAVDCMLAGKPVSDAQVPSLGCSIKWKQVRV; this is encoded by the coding sequence ATGCCGGCAGCAGAGACCACCCAGATTCCGTTGGGATTTGAAGCACCCGATTTTACATTGCCGGATGTTAGGTCCGGTCAAAATGTAGGGTTGAAAGAATTGCGGGGTGATAAGGCCACGGTTGTGATGTTCATTTGCAACCATTGCCCTTACGTGAAACATGTCTTGCCAGCACTGGTGGAATTCGGTCGTGATTATCTCGGCAAAGGGGTGCAATGTATTGCCATCAGTTCCAATGATGTGGTACATTATCCTGAAGATGCCCCTGACAAGATGCGCGGCCTTGCGCAATCGATGGATTTTCCCTTTCCTTATCTGTTTGATGAAACCCAGGAGGTGGCACGGGCCTACCAAGCTGTTTGTACGCCGGATTTCAGCATATTCGATCATGAACTCCGCTGCGTGTATCGGGGCCGCATGGATGGTTCCAGACCGGGTAACGACGTGGTATCGGATGCTGCGGATCTCAGGCATGCGGTGGATTGTATGTTGGCCGGAAAACCGGTAAGTGATGCCCAGGTTCCCAGCCTGGGTTGTAGCATCAAATGGAAGCAAGTACGAGTATGA
- a CDS encoding nitroreductase, with amino-acid sequence MKFNLSEISSLIRERRTIKPESFSSRKVHREIVEKLLDVARWAPTHGMTQPWRFIVFEGDGVKRLSGVQAQTYERLNEGSRFVKAKWEQLRDRPLRATVVIAICMQRQPEEKIPEIEEVEAVACAVQNIMLMATAYGIGSYWSSGGLTYTEEMKAFLELGERDRCLGFLYLGYPNEAWPESQRRPVDTFTKWISEG; translated from the coding sequence ATGAAATTCAATTTGAGTGAGATCAGCAGCCTGATCAGAGAACGGAGAACCATCAAGCCGGAAAGTTTTTCCTCCAGAAAGGTGCATCGTGAGATTGTTGAAAAACTGCTGGATGTAGCCCGATGGGCGCCCACGCATGGAATGACACAACCCTGGCGATTCATCGTGTTTGAGGGTGACGGTGTGAAAAGGCTGTCTGGGGTTCAGGCACAAACCTATGAAAGACTGAATGAAGGTTCCAGGTTTGTGAAGGCCAAATGGGAGCAGCTGAGAGATCGTCCCTTGCGGGCCACGGTTGTGATAGCGATATGCATGCAACGCCAGCCGGAAGAGAAGATACCTGAGATAGAGGAGGTGGAAGCAGTTGCCTGTGCGGTTCAGAACATCATGCTGATGGCCACGGCATATGGCATCGGAAGTTATTGGAGCTCGGGTGGTTTGACCTATACAGAGGAAATGAAGGCTTTCCTGGAACTCGGTGAACGTGATCGTTGCCTGGGGTTTCTGTATCTGGGGTACCCGAACGAGGCATGGCCCGAAAGTCAACGAAGACCGGTGGATACTTTCACCAAATGGATTTCGGAAGGGTAA
- a CDS encoding peptidoglycan DD-metalloendopeptidase family protein: MRYIRLGLFVALVILAPGATLAGNHPGSEWGEGKDSVEVWAADTTVRNQHKELLLRLSSLDEADMIHLVDSLLDQSYISPTILASLSHFSKRLTVGASEPEPYPADHIYHNWDTKETHPYPDELSKHDTTVSIVLLTDSQQFVPPIVGTLTSKYGYRDGRNHNGVDIDLHVWDPVHAAFDGVVRIAHTDGGFGRLVVIRHYNGLETFYGHLHRFKVSEGDTVHAGQVIGLGGSSGHSTGSHLHFEMRYKGKPINPAHVISLRENKLISDSVVLHYHGWYYSAYPTGVTYHVIRRGDCLYNIAKRYGMSISRLCELNGIRRNTVLHVGRKLRVSDAS, from the coding sequence ATGAGATATATTAGGTTGGGGCTGTTTGTAGCCCTTGTGATTCTTGCACCTGGTGCTACCTTGGCAGGAAATCATCCCGGATCTGAATGGGGTGAGGGAAAGGACTCGGTGGAAGTATGGGCTGCAGATACCACAGTCCGCAACCAGCACAAGGAACTGTTGCTGCGTCTTAGCAGCCTCGATGAAGCGGATATGATTCACCTCGTGGATTCATTGCTGGATCAATCTTACATAAGCCCCACCATTCTGGCCAGTCTTTCCCATTTTTCAAAGCGATTGACAGTCGGTGCTTCTGAGCCGGAACCCTATCCTGCCGATCATATATATCATAACTGGGATACAAAGGAAACACACCCTTACCCGGATGAGTTGTCGAAACATGATACCACGGTAAGCATCGTGCTATTGACCGATAGCCAGCAGTTTGTTCCTCCCATTGTGGGCACCCTCACCTCGAAGTACGGATACCGCGATGGTCGGAACCACAATGGGGTCGATATCGATCTGCATGTGTGGGACCCGGTACATGCCGCATTTGATGGTGTGGTAAGAATAGCACATACCGACGGTGGGTTCGGCAGGCTCGTGGTTATCCGTCACTACAATGGCTTGGAGACTTTTTATGGGCACCTGCATCGTTTCAAGGTGTCCGAAGGTGATACCGTTCATGCGGGACAGGTAATCGGTCTGGGCGGAAGTTCAGGGCATTCTACCGGCAGTCATCTTCATTTTGAAATGCGCTATAAGGGCAAACCCATCAATCCCGCCCATGTGATATCGTTACGGGAAAACAAACTGATCAGTGATTCGGTGGTGTTGCACTATCACGGATGGTACTACAGTGCGTATCCCACCGGTGTGACGTACCATGTGATCAGAAGGGGCGATTGTCTCTACAACATTGCCAAGCGATACGGGATGTCCATCAGCAGGTTGTGCGAACTCAACGGCATCCGGCGCAACACCGTCCTGCATGTGGGAAGGAAGTTGCGCGTGAGCGATGCCTCATGA
- a CDS encoding CPBP family intramembrane metalloprotease translates to MRFTLMNKKALLLLALFTLIGFSLIGVLVMYIFHPSKLELILDHGMPWHLQILIGLAYGTLTGWTARSLIASDFMTPVREKYAGLLGNISLSPVEIIFISLCAGIGEEMLFRAALQPLLGLWFTSILFVALHGYLSPNDLRLSAYGVALTVVIAGIGVLFITCGIITAMVSHAMIDIILLFMMDDEADTPRHSTE, encoded by the coding sequence ATGCGATTTACATTGATGAACAAGAAAGCCCTACTTCTACTCGCCCTTTTCACCCTCATCGGATTTTCACTGATTGGGGTACTTGTCATGTACATTTTTCATCCATCCAAATTGGAATTGATCCTGGATCACGGCATGCCATGGCATCTGCAAATTCTGATCGGACTGGCATATGGCACACTCACGGGATGGACGGCAAGGTCATTGATCGCCAGTGATTTCATGACACCGGTACGTGAAAAATACGCGGGCCTGCTAGGCAACATCAGCCTCAGCCCTGTGGAGATCATTTTTATTTCACTCTGTGCCGGCATAGGTGAGGAAATGTTGTTCAGGGCGGCATTGCAACCCCTTTTGGGACTGTGGTTCACCAGCATCCTGTTCGTGGCACTTCACGGATACCTGTCGCCCAATGACCTGCGCCTCTCCGCCTACGGCGTAGCCCTCACAGTGGTGATCGCCGGCATCGGCGTATTGTTCATCACCTGTGGCATCATCACGGCCATGGTATCCCATGCGATGATTGACATCATTCTGCTCTTCATGATGGATGACGAAGCGGACACACCCCGGCATTCAACGGAATAA
- a CDS encoding transglycosylase SLT domain-containing protein: MLLQELNRWLHQTKRKPAYYTLYRKYFLSPKASSERMNSEYSSLSGGKISAFDDDIRKFSQRIDWDWRLLAAQIYQESHFNPEARSWAGAYGLTQLMPGTARQMGFDTITTASQSIEAGVKLIEKLDNYWQTYVEDKDERIKFILASYNVGLGHVVDARQLAIKNHYNPNVWFGQVDKFLILKSQPKYFKDPVVKYGYCRGDEPVKYVQDILNRYEHYCNNIGQTEPEIHSHNFAQTPR; this comes from the coding sequence ATGTTGTTGCAGGAACTCAACCGGTGGCTCCATCAAACCAAGCGCAAACCAGCCTACTACACCCTGTACCGCAAATATTTTCTGAGTCCCAAGGCCTCGTCCGAACGCATGAACAGTGAATACTCTTCCCTGTCGGGAGGGAAAATCTCCGCTTTCGATGACGACATACGGAAATTCAGTCAACGCATTGATTGGGACTGGCGGCTTCTGGCAGCACAGATCTACCAGGAATCACACTTCAACCCGGAAGCACGCTCATGGGCAGGCGCATATGGCCTTACCCAGCTGATGCCGGGCACAGCCAGGCAGATGGGATTTGATACCATCACCACCGCGTCTCAAAGCATAGAGGCAGGCGTAAAACTCATCGAAAAACTCGACAACTACTGGCAGACATATGTGGAAGACAAAGACGAACGCATCAAATTCATCCTGGCATCCTACAACGTCGGACTCGGCCATGTGGTGGATGCCAGACAATTGGCCATCAAGAACCATTACAATCCGAATGTATGGTTCGGGCAGGTCGACAAATTCCTTATACTAAAATCGCAACCCAAATACTTCAAGGATCCTGTAGTCAAATACGGCTACTGCCGGGGTGACGAACCTGTCAAATATGTGCAAGACATCCTGAACCGATATGAACACTACTGTAACAACATCGGTCAGACAGAACCGGAGATTCATTCGCACAACTTTGCACAAACACCCCGTTAG